One segment of Phragmites australis chromosome 13, lpPhrAust1.1, whole genome shotgun sequence DNA contains the following:
- the LOC133889102 gene encoding vascular-related unknown protein 1-like: protein MENKSPSSCISPAAASMSADESSWAMHIANFLASPHESEEMDQKAPSEGSFSSGFSSSFDSFVDDASFITSELMCDDEEDESLQDTACSSAAGPKITCMENVNMMSMATMDAKEFNIPQLAKYLADVGSQQQVTEVDQETANTYNDSEKAMYECNELRKKGLCLVPVSMLINYLG, encoded by the exons ATGGAAAATAAATCACCCTCTTCATGCATCAGCCCAGCAGCTGCATCCATGTCAGCCGACGAGAGCAGCTGGGCGATGCACATCGCCAACTTCCTGGCATCACCACATGAGAGCGAGGAGATGGATCAAAAAGCACCCTCCGAGGGTAGCTTCTCCTCCggcttctcttcttcctttgaTTCCTTCGTTGACGACGCCTCTTTCATCACGTCGGAGCTCATGTGCGACGACGAAGAAGACGAGTCTCTACAAGATACTGCCTGTTCTTCTGCAGCTGGCCCAAAg ATAACTTGCATGGAAAATGTTAATATGATGTCAATGGCAACAATGGATGCAAAAGAGTTCAACATTCCCCAGCTG GCCAAGTATCTTGCGGATGTGGGTTCACAACAGCAGGTGACCGAAGTGGATCAAGAAACGGCGAATACTTACAATGACAGTGAGAAAGCAATGTATGAGTGTAATGAGCTGAGGAAGAAAGGGCTTTGCTTGGTCCCCGTCTCCATGTTGATAAATTATCTCGGATGA